The Candidatus Eremiobacterota bacterium DNA segment GCCGCTGCCGATCTTCGCGCCCTCAACGGTCGAGCCGAAGGCGTGGCAAGCGTCCTCGATCACGCGCAGCCCGTACTGCTTCGCCAGCGCGTAGACGTCGTCGATCGCGCACGGCATCCCCGCGAAGTGCAGCGGAACGATCGCCTTCGTGCGCGGCGTGATCAGGGATTCGGCCGAGGCGACGTCGACTCCGAGATCGTCGTCGCGGATGTCGCACATCACGACCTCCGCGCCGGTCGCGCGGATCGCCTGGTGGTCGGCGACGTAGTTGAACGAGGGGGTGATCACCTCGTCGCCGGGCCGGATCCCGGCCGCGAGCAGCGCGACGTGCAGCGCCGAGGTCCCGGTGTTCGTGCAGACCACGTATCTGTCTTGGAGACCGAGATAGCGAGCGATCCGTTCCTCGAACTCTTTAGTCGTCGCGCCCATGCCGAGCCAGCCCACGTCGAGCGCGTCGGTGAGGTGCTTGAGGGTGTCGACGCCGACGTACGGGACGAAGACGGGGACACGCGCGTCCGACGACGCCGGGGGGACCGGCGGGCGGTCGAGGACGTTCATGCTATTGTTCGAGGCCTCCGTTGACGAATACCTTATCGGTGAGTGAGTTGGCGAGCTTGAGCGCGCCGGACGTCGACGCGGGCCGCGATCCGCACGATCCGAAGGACCCTGCGCTGCTGAAAAAGATGGGCGCCGATCCCGAGGTGCGCGCCGCGTGGAAGCGCGCCTTCGACCTGATCGCGCCCTACCGCTACGCGTACAACTGGTCCTGGCTCGGCCGCCCGGCGATTCAGTTTCCGCAGGACCTGGTCGCGCTGCAGGAGATCATCTGGCGCACCAAGCCTGAGGTGATCGTCGAGACGGGGATCGCGCACGGCGGCTCGCTCGTCTTCTCGGCTTCCATGCTGGCGCTGCTCGGCGGCGAGCGCGAAGCGATCGGCATCGACGTCGACATCCGCCCGCACAACCGCGCCGCGATCGAAGCGCACCCGCTCGCCTCGCGCATCACGATGTTCGAAGGCTCGTCGGTCGACGAAGCGCTGGCAGCGCGCGTGCGCGAGCGCGTCGCCGGGCGCAATGCGATGGTCGTGCTCGACTCGAACCACACCGCCGACCACGTCGCGCGCGAGCTCGCGCTGTACTCGCTGCTGGTCCGCGCCGGTTTCTTCCTGGTCGTGATGGACACGGCGGTCGAGTACGCCGATCCGGCCTCGATCGTCGACCGGCCGTGGGGTCCGGGGAACAACCCGATGACCGCGGTCGACGCGTTCCTGGCGCGCGAGTCGCGCTTCGTCGTCGACGAAGAGTACGACGCCAAGCTGTTGTTCACGGTCGCGCCGCGCGGCTATTTGCGCGCAACGCGGGATCCGGGTTAGCATGACGAACTGCCGGCCGCCGCGCGAGGCGGACGTCCCGGCGCTGGCCGAGATTCGCAACGACCTCGCCACGCAGTACGCGCTGCTGGCCTCGCCGCGCCCGAACACGCTCGACGACGTGCGCGCGTGGATCGGCCGCCGCACCGCCGACCCCGCCGCCCTGTTCCACGTCGTTGCCGACGAGACCGACGCCGCGGTCGGCTTTACGCAAGTCGTCGGGATCGACGACGAGAACCGGCACGGCGCCTTCGGCATCGCGATCGACCGCCGCCACCGCGGACGCGGCCACGGCCGGGCCGCACTCGAGCACGCGTTCGCCGCCGCGCGCGCCGACGGGCGGCTCGACAAGCTCGTGCTTCAGGTCGCCGCCGACAACGAGCGCGCGCTGGCGCTGTACCGCGCCGCCGGCTTTCGGGAGGTCGGCGTGCACCGCCGCCACTACCGCGCGCCGGACGGCTGGCACGACGTCGCGGTGATGGAGTGCTTCCTGGTGGCGCAGCCGTGAAAACCGTCGTCATCATGCAGCCGCAGCTCTTCCCGTGGCGCGGGCTGTTCGAGCAGATCCGGCTCGCCGACGAGTTCGTGCACCTCGACGACGCGCAGTTCCAGAAGGGCGGTTTCACCAACCGCGTCCAGATCAAGACCGCGGCCGGCTCGCAGTGGCTGACCGCGCCGGTGCTGCGCGACGGTCTGCCGCCGATCGCCGACTGCGAGCTCGACTACAAGACGCCCTGGCGCGAGAAGCACCTGCGCACGCTGCGCAACGCGTACGCGCGCGCACCGTTCCTGAATCCGATGATCGCGCTGGTCGAGCGCGTCTACGCGGAGCGCCCGCGC contains these protein-coding regions:
- a CDS encoding cephalosporin hydroxylase family protein, with the translated sequence MGADPEVRAAWKRAFDLIAPYRYAYNWSWLGRPAIQFPQDLVALQEIIWRTKPEVIVETGIAHGGSLVFSASMLALLGGEREAIGIDVDIRPHNRAAIEAHPLASRITMFEGSSVDEALAARVRERVAGRNAMVVLDSNHTADHVARELALYSLLVRAGFFLVVMDTAVEYADPASIVDRPWGPGNNPMTAVDAFLARESRFVVDEEYDAKLLFTVAPRGYLRATRDPG
- a CDS encoding GNAT family N-acetyltransferase; its protein translation is MTNCRPPREADVPALAEIRNDLATQYALLASPRPNTLDDVRAWIGRRTADPAALFHVVADETDAAVGFTQVVGIDDENRHGAFGIAIDRRHRGRGHGRAALEHAFAAARADGRLDKLVLQVAADNERALALYRAAGFREVGVHRRHYRAPDGWHDVAVMECFLVAQP